The Erythrolamprus reginae isolate rEryReg1 chromosome 3, rEryReg1.hap1, whole genome shotgun sequence genome contains a region encoding:
- the LOC139165571 gene encoding ABHD16B-like, translated as MCFKMGMCLKIKDSYSFKKWPVEYSWDEGSKSSSGSSNNDKSDSSHKHTLLGVATAAQDGETQKVKISTLHHMKQASGIWIRYTFAHTIGRWLLYPGSICLFNKVPLKLLVNGRTRLMEDFHGKRAKLVACDGNKIDTMFVDRRGKSFGRLGMRLVISCEGNGSFYEVGCFITPLKAGYSVLGWNHPGFGRSSGKPYPQNDINAMDVVLRYAIHRLKFSLEDIAIYGYSLGSYTATWAAMSYPELGALVLDASFDSLLPLVAKLVTKQVKKLVLQTVKENFNLNVADMLCHYQGPVLLIRRTFDEITTTQFNLETHLPMIQTNRANELLFQILRCRYPNIISGVEDVVHQLLTADCPRVEHFIYYHFYRVDDNWCLDQLKTYRSILGRKAEFPWKVGSDLTSARKKHMALFLAKKHLKNVDITHGRTLPPEDFELPWKL; from the coding sequence ATGTGTTTCAAAATGGGGATGTGCCTGAAGATCAAGGACAGTTATTCCTTCAAGAAATGGCCGGTGGAGTATTCCTGGGATGAGGGCAGCAAAagtagcagcggcagcagcaacaACGACAAGAGTGACAGTAGCCACAAGCACACTCTGCTAGGTGTGGCCACAGCCGCCCAGGATGGAGAGACCCAGAAGGTCAAAATTAGCACCCTCCACCACATGAAGCAGGCATCTGGCATCTGGATCAGGTACACCTTTGCTCATACCATCGGCCGCTGGCTACTTTACCCCGGCTCCATCTGTCTCTTCAACAAGGTCCCGCTGAAGTTGCTGGTGAACGGGAGGACCCGCCTGATGGAGGACTTTCACGGGAAGCGGGCCAAGCTGGTGGCTTGCGATGGGAACAAGATCGACACCATGTTTGTGGACCGGCGCGGGAAGAGCTTTGGGAGGCTGGGAATGCGGctggtgatcagctgtgaagggAACGGAAGCTTTTATGAAGTGGGGTGCTTCATCACCCCGTTGAAGGCGGGGTACTCTGTCCTGGGATGGAACCACCCTGGTTTTGGCAGGAGCTCGGGGAAGCCGTACCCCCAGAATGACATCAACGCCATGGACGTGGTCCTCCGGTACGCGATACACCGTCTGAAATTTAGCCTGGAGGACATCGCCATCTACGGGTACTCCTTGGGGAGCTATACCGCGACGTGGGCTGCCATGTCTTACCCGGAGCTGGGGGCCCTGGTTCTCGACGCCTCCTTTGATAGCTTGCTCCCTTTGGTCGCCAAGCTGGTCACTAAGCAGGTGAAGAAGCTCGTCCTTCAGACAGTCAAAGAGAACTTTAACCTCAACGTGGCGGATATGTTGTGCCACTATCAAGGGCCGGTACTCCTCATACGGAGGACCTTTGATGAAATCACCACCACCCAGTTCAACCTGGAGACCCACCTTCCCATGATCCAGACCAACAGAGCCAACGAGCTCCTCTTCCAGATCTTACGGTGCCGCTACCCTAACATCATATCTGGGGTGGAAGATGTGGTCCACCAGTTGCTCACTGCCGACTGCCCTCGCGTGGAACACTTCATCTACTACCATTTCTACCGGGTGGACGACAACTGGTGTCTCGACCAGCTGAAGACCTACCGGTCCATCCTGGGAAGGAAGGCAGAGTTTCCGTGGAAAGTCGGGAGTGACTTAACGTCGGCGAGGAAGAAGCACATGGCTCTGTTCCTAGCCAAGAAACACCTGAAGAACGTGGACATCACACATGGGAGAACGTTGCCCCCGGAAGACTTTGAGCTGCCTTGGAAGCTCTAG
- the LOC139165572 gene encoding ABHD16B-like codes for MHLLENKPRLPMCVFCFPKALGRVFKAYFTASYHFDFANWPVEFRWDEAGGSSLPATQGNHGKSRKHSSSTIKVVPGACPPELAFEADPCGHRSSPWSLLSSLKQFPSRVASYVMAHSLGRWLLYPGSVFLLNQALLPILAKGQTRLLQEYNGKRAKLVARDGNKIDTMFVDRRTRVNVPGKERGNRLVICCEGNVSFYQWGCLFTPLKTGYSVLGWNHPGFAGSTGQPYPKNDANAVDVVMKYAVLRLGFRVEDIVMYGWSLGGYSATCAAMSYPKLGALILDATFDDLLPLALNVMPKSWNKLVVRTVKEHFNLNVGEQLCKYCGPVLLIRRTKDEVISTCPVGLEDQIANLRCNRANQLLIQLLRHRYPYVMSQEGLDAVQDWLRAFNPKQEEALYQRYQVSNDWCLKELQSYKSSLGLRDHFPWQVGKYSQRREKQQLAVFLAGKHLKNVEATHWSLLKPDDFQMPWRL; via the coding sequence atgcACCTCCTAGAGAATAAGCCTCGCCTCCCTATGTGCGTCTTCTGTTTTCCCAAAGCTCTCGGCCGGGTTTTTAAAGCCTATTTTACAGCCAGCTATCACTTTGATTTCGCGAACTGGCCGGTGGAATTCCGATGGGACGAAGCAGGAGGCAGCAGCCTTCCGGCAACTCAAGGCAACCATGGCAAGTCCCGTAAGCACTCCTCCTCTACCATCAAGGTGGTGCCAGGAGCGTGCCCCCCAGAACTGGCGTTTGAGGCGGATCCTTGTGGGCACCGGAGTAGCCCATGGAGCCTGCTCAGCAGCCTGAAACAGTTCCCCAGCCGAGTCGCCAGCTACGTCATGGCTCACTCCTTGGGCCGCTGGCTGTTGTACCCGGGATCGGTCTTCCTTTTGAACCAAGCCCTGCTCCCGATCTTGGCTAAAGGTCAGACTCGCCTCTTGCAAGAGTACAACGGGAAGCGAGCGAAGCTGGTAGCCCGGGATGGGAATAAGATCGATACCATGTTTGTGGACCGAAGAACCAGGGTGAACGTCCCCGGAAAAGAACGAGGGAACCGCCTTGTGATCTGCTGCGAGGGGAACGTCAGTTTCTATCAATGGGGCTGCCTATTCACCCCCTTGAAGACAGGCTACTCGGTGTTGGGGTGGAACCACCCTGGCTTCGCCGGAAGCACTGGGCAACCCTACCCGAAGAACGATGCCAACGCCGTAGACGTGGTGATGAAGTACGCCGTGCTCCGCTTGGGCTTCCGGGTGGAGGACATTGTCATGTACGGGTGGTCCTTAGGGGGTTATTCGGCCACCTGCGCCGCCATGTCCTACCCGAAGCTGGGCGCCTTGATACTGGATGCCACCTTCGACGACCTGCTCCCGTTGGCTCTCAACGTCATGCCCAAGAGTTGGAATAAGCTGGTGGTTCGGACGGTGAAGGAGCACTTCAACCTCAATGTAGGGGAACAGCTGTGCAAGTACTGCGGCCCTGTCTTGCTCATCCGTAGGACGAAGGATGAAGTCATCAGCACCTGCCCAGTGGGTCTGGAGGACCAGATCGCCAATCTCCGATGCAACAGGGCCAACCAGCTCCTGATCCAGTTGCTGCGGCACCGATATCCGTACGTCATGTCCCAGGAAGGGCTGGACGCCGTCCAGGACTGGCTCAGGGCCTTCAACCCCAAGCAGGAAGAGGCCCTTTACCAACGCTACCAAGTGAGCAACGATTGGTGCCTGAAGGAACTTCAGAGCTACAAGTCCAGCCTGGGGTTGAGAGACCACTTCCCTTGGCAGGTCGGGAAGTACAGCCAGCGCCGAGAAAAGCAACAGTTGGCCGTTTTCTTAGCCGGGAAGCACCTGAAGAACGTGGAGGCCACGCACTGGTCTCTCCTGAAGCCCGACGACTTCCAAATGCCGTGGCGATTGtag